Proteins encoded within one genomic window of Glycine soja cultivar W05 chromosome 1, ASM419377v2, whole genome shotgun sequence:
- the LOC114369346 gene encoding probable arabinosyltransferase ARAD1, producing the protein MAERIGASSLKVVSRKSLLFFFIMTSVLFIMSWFFVLRSTSRPHFIDHNLLPNSKLFSTLDGSKSHMQKQNVESSFGNRAILVDSEDVEEASETKARNGKEKLVKHDGKKCNRNDEVVLKVFMYDLPPEFHFGLLDWKPSGNSVWPDVRTNIPGYPGGLNLQHSIEFWLTLDILASEFPQASKARTVIRVQNSSEADIIFVPFFSSLSYNRYSKSKPHVKKSKNKILQEKLVTYLMAQEEWKRSGGKDHLILAHHPNSMLDARMKLWPATFILSDFGRYPPNIANVEKDVIAPYKHLISSYVNDNSNFDSRPTLLYFQGAIYRKDGGLARQELFYLLKDEKDVHFSFGSIGKDGIKKATEGMRASKFCLNIAGDTPSSNRLFDAIASHCVPVIISDKIELPYEDVIDYSEFCIFVRTSDAIKEKFLINFIRGIAKEEWTRMWNKLKEVEHFFEFHFPSKENDAVQMIWQAVARKVPAMRLKLNRFERFSRSPPSTDEGLRSIPVPKNFW; encoded by the exons ATGGCTGAGAGAATTGGTGCTTCTTCCCTCAAGGTTGTTTCTAGAAAGTCAttgcttttcttcttcataatGACATCTGTTCTGTTCATCATGTCTTGGTTCTTTGTTCTCCGATCCACGAGTCGTCCTCATTTCATTGACCATAACTTGTTGCCCAATTCAAAGCTTTTCTCTACCTTAGATGGTTCAAAGTCTCATATGCAGAAGCAAAATGTTGAATCTTCGTTTGGGAACCGAGCGATTCTTGTGGATAGTGAAGATGTAGAAGAGgcaagtgagacaaaagctcgTAATGGGAAGGAAAAACTAGTGAAACATGATGGAAAGAAATGCAACAGAAATGATGAGGTTGTTCTCAAGGTTTTCATGTATGATTTACCTCCAGAGTTCCATTTTGGACTCTTGGATTGGAAACCAAGTGGGAATAGTGTGTGGCCTGATGTTAGAACTAATATACCTGGTTACCCTGGGGGTTTGAATTTGCAACATAGTATAGAGTTTTGGCTTACATTGGATATTCTTGCTTCAGAATTTCCCCAAGCCTCTAAGGCTAGGACTGTAATCCGAGTTCAAAACTCTAGTGAAGCCGATATTATATTTGTGCCATTCTTTTCATCTTTGAGCTATAACCGCTACTCGAAAAGTAAACCGCATGTAAAGAAAAGCAAGAACAAGATACTGCAAGAAAAGTTAGTGACGTATTTGATGGCTCAAGAGGAATGGAAGAGATCAGGAGGAAAGGATCATTTGATTTTAGCACACCATCCCAACAGTATGTTGGATGCAAGAATGAAGTTGTGGCCTGCTACATTCATTCTTTCAGACTTTGGGAGGTATCCTCCAAATATAGCTAATGTTGAAAAGGATGTGATTGCACCTTATAAACATTTAATCAGTTCCTATGTCAATGACAACTCCAACTTTGATAGCCGACCGACATTGTTGTACTTCCAAGGGGCAATATATAGAAAAGAT GGAGGTTTAGCGCGGCAAGAGCTATTCTATCTTCTGAAAGATGAAAAGGATGTGCATTTTTCCTTTGGAAGCATTGGGAAAGATGGAATCAAGAAAGCAACAGAAGGCATGCGTGCTTCCAAGTTCTGCCTCAACATAGCCGGTGACACCCCTTCATCGAACCGATTGTTCGATGCCATTGCTAGTCACTGTGTCCCTGTCATCATCAGTGACAAAATTGAGCTACCATATGAAGATGTCATTGATTACTCTGAGTTCTGCATATTTGTTCGTACTAGTGATGCCATCAAAGAAAAGTTTCTAATAAACTTCATCAGGGGTATTgccaaagaagagtggacccgaATGTGGAACAAGTTGAAAGAGGTTGAACATTTCTTTGAATTTCACTTCCCTTCTAAGGAAAATGATGCTGTCCAAATGATTTGGCAAGCTGTTGCACGTAAGGTTCCTGCTATGAGATTAAAGCTAAATAGGTTTGAGAGGTTTTCTAGGTCCCCTCCAAGTACGGACGAAGGACTAAGATCAATACCTGTTCCAAAGAATTTTTGGTGA
- the LOC114412013 gene encoding 14-3-3-like protein GF14 iota, translated as MSAEKERETQVYLAKLAEQAERYEEMVECMKKVAKLDLDLTVEERNLLSVGYKNVIGARRASWRIMSSIEQKEESKGNEHNVKLIKSYCQKVEEELSKICGDILTIIDQHLIPSSASAEASVFYYKMKGDYFRYLAEFKTDQERKEAAEQSLKGYEAASATANTDLPSTHPIRLGLALNFSVFYYEIMNSPERACHLAKQAFDEAIAELDTLSEESYKDSTLIMQLLRDNLTLWTSDLPEDGGEDSIKAEETKPSEPEH; from the exons ATGTCCGccgagaaagagagagagacccAGGTTTACTTGGCCAAGCTTGCCGAGCAGGCCGAGAGATACGAAG AAATGGTTGAGTGTATGAAGAAAGTAGCAAAACTTGATCTTGATCTAACTGTGGAAGAAAGGAACCTCCTCTCAGTGGGATACAAAAATGTGATTGGTGCACGAAGGGCCTCTTGGCGCATCATGTCCTCAATTGAGCAGAAGGAAGAGTCTAAGGGAAATGAGCACAATGTTAAACTGATCAAGAGTTACTGCCAAAAAGTTGAGGAGGAACTCTCCAAAATTTGTGGGGACATTCTGACTATTATAGACCAGCATTTGATTCCTTCTTCCGCATCAGCAGAAGCTAGTGTTTTCTACTATAAGAT GAAAGGTGATTATTTTCGGTATCTTGCTGAGTTCAAGACTGACCAAGAAAGGAAAGAGGCAGCTGAACAGTCACTGAAAGGATACGAG GCTGCTTCAGCCACTGCAAACACAGATCTTCCATCAACACATCCAATCCGTCTTGGACTTGCACTCAATTTCTCTGTCTTTTATTATGAGATAATGAACTCTCCTGAAAG GGCCTGCCATTTGGCTAAGCAAGCTTTTGATGAGGCAATTGCGGAGTTGGACACCCTGAGTGAAGAGTCATACAAGGACAGCACTTTGATCATGCAGCTGTTGAGAGACAACCTGACTCTCTGGACCTCTGATTTGCCTGAGGATGGAG GTGAGGACAGCATAAAAGCTGAAGAAACCAAACCTTCTGAGCCTGAG CATTGA